In Haliaeetus albicilla chromosome 18, bHalAlb1.1, whole genome shotgun sequence, the DNA window tccccgcccgcccccgccagGCGGCCCCCCGCGGGGGACGGCGGGGAGCtgcggccgcggggccggggacCCGCCTGACGGGGAGCCGCGCCGAGGCCATGAATATTTCAGAGGCTCCTCAGCGCGCTTCTAATTAAAGGCTCGGGCGAGGCGCGTCCCCGTCgcccccccgctgccgcccccTCCCGCTCCACACACAGAGAGGCGCTGGGGACCGTCGCCTTACGTCGGAGAGAGGCGAAGGAGTGACTGAGCCCTGCCCGGGAGAGCCGAGCGAGGGGGAGGGACGGGGAcggggcgggaggggcgggagggaagggagggagggcgggaaggggggggctTGTGCGAGCAGCGACGCTCCCGAGGTTGCCAAGTGGACTTTTATTGTTTTCCACCCACTTCCAAGTCGATACTATCTGCCGTCTCATGTCCATCCTATAGCCTATATAAGCGGCTGCGCTGGGGCTGGCGGCGATGGAGTAGTTTGTGGCTACGGCGGGAGCGCAGGGACgggagggggggcgggcgggccaGCCAGCCGCGGAAAACTCGGACTCCCCGCCGCTCGCGGGCTGCTGCCGTCCGGGGAGAGCCGGGGAGCGGCTCCCGGGGGGGAAGACGCCTCGGCTTCTGGGACGGACAGACAGGTAAAGCGGCCGGCCAGGGCCAGCAGCCCTCCCTTCCGCCGCGGCTGCCGCCCCAcgcccccgcccctcccgccccgcggggccggAGCGCTGcctgcggcggggccggcggcacTGCGGGGCCGCGCCGGTGGCAGCCGGGAGGCGGGCGGCCGACGAAGTTGCCGGGGGAGACCCGCcgcggggcagccccccccgcccccaccggcggggcggcggagcggggccggcagCCGCCCGAAGGCGAGCGGCTCCGGGGGTGAGGCAGCgtcccccgccgcggccggctGCCGCTCCCCGTGGAGGTGGCCGCGGCCGCCCGCGCCCCTTCCCCGAGCTGGGAGGGAAGACGGACAGAGACGGGCAAGGCTGGCGTTGCCTGCCCCGCCGCCGGacggctgccccccccccccccccccgcccgtcCCGCCgctcctgcccgcagccccggcGCGGAGCCCCGCAGCGAGTGGCGGGGGGAacgggggacgggacgggacgggacgccTCGCTCGGTGCGCAGCTGCCGCGGCTCCCCGGCAAAGAACTTCGGGGAAAGTTGTCGCGCCGCTAGCCCCTGGCGAGCGGGGATCTGCTCCGTCCGCCGGGGCGCACGgcgcgggggtggggggtcccgCCGAGGCAGCCCCTCGCCGCTCCGCGGCCGCGCAGCCCGCCCGCGGGAACCCCGTgagcggggcgggcgcgggggctGAGCGGGGCGCTCCCCCGGCGGCGCGGTCCGCCGCCTGTAACCCGCGAAGCGGTCTCCGCGCTTCCCTCCCGTCACGTTTCCGACTTCACCCCCGTGAGTCTCCCCGCCTCCGAGCCACCCCCGGTTTTCTCTTCCAGCGGCACGGGAGGCCTCCCGCAGCGGCGGATCCTGCCCCTTCGTCTGCTCGGGCGCCCTTCGGGTCAGACTGCAATGAGCGGACTGAGGTCTccggggctgctggggctggtgctCTTAATGCTCTCGGCAGGgcactgcaaagagaaaactgaCTCCGCAGATCTGAAGGACAGGCAGAGTCTCTTAAATCTGATCATGGAGATCATTCAGGAACTCAAGAGGTACCACCTGGAGAAGGACAGGGGGGTGCAGTATTTCTCCAAGCACGACTACAACTTAGATCGAAGGGAAGTGGCTGACTACGGAGGATACCAGGACGAGCAGAGAGTCGGTAAGTCACAGTCCATGACTTAggagatcttttttttttcatctaggGTGCCTCGGTGCATGAGACATCACATCAGGTTACTAATTTTATGTCAAGAATTCACCGCTCAAAATACCTGCAGATTGCCTTTGGTatcacacacagacacagacgGCAGATGTGGAATAGAAAAACTCCATTCACATCTAGTGTCTCTTACTCTCTGGATAATGTGCTTAACTGAACGTCCGACTTCCTGTGTGTTGGCTTTGAATGAAACCTTTTAATAAGGGAAAAGACTGAAATGGGCTGAGATCAAAGAAATAAGGGATGAAAACGCTCTTTTTCCTGGAAGTTTATCACTTTTTGAAATGTGCTTGGTTTAAGTGTTTCTTGGAAGTGACCCTAGCAAGAGTTCCCCTGCAGGACTATAGTATGTCCTTGTAGATCTCACATCTAGAAGTCTTGCCTCCAGCTTGGCTTCATTAAACTTTTTGCCCCATTTCTTAGTCCCTTTTGTAGTCCAGAGGTCGCACCTTTGAAATACATGGGGACTGAAACAGAGTACTCCTCTGTCACTGTACAAGCTCTGACCAATTTGGGACACTCCTGCAGGCATCCTTCTACTCATTTGAATGGCTCTTCTCTAACCTCCCAGTGAAAAGCCCAGGTTTGTTTGCAAGACGTTCAGGGTTGTGTAGAGCACTCCGGAAGCAGTCGTACCAAGCCACGTAGTGATGGATAGTTACCGCTCAGTTTTGTGATGTACTTCTGTGCATCCAGTTGAAAGTTGGTTTGGCTTCTCCTGCTGCCATATCTAATTTACTGCTCGCTGTCACTCCCAAACCCCTACAGCACTACTGCTCGTCTTGCCTCTCCTGCTGAAAGTGACTTTCTCAATATTTTCCAGCAGATCTCTACTCACCTTTTTCCAAactggctttcattttgctAGCGTGCcatttattttgcctttattGATCTCATAAAGCTTCACCGTACCTTTTCTTCATTCTTATTCAAGTATCTTCATGATTTGTATTTGTTGGTGGTTGTCACAGAAGTGTTACTTCTCCATCTGGATCATTAATGAATATACAAAGGAAGACAATTTTGTTCCACTTAAGATCAGCATAGCgagaacattttgttttataaatgttGAAAAGTTAGAGGCTAGACTAAGCAGGGAGTCCTGATCTGCGCAACTCTCAATCTCAGCATGGAATGTGGGCATAGTTTCTGGCCACCCTACATCAGCGTATTGGTGTGAAGCATCTGATTTGTGCTGAACAGTTATCTATGTAAATAATAAACCTACTTCAGAGCAGATTAGTTAGTAGCAGTGTCACTGACTCCTAAGCAggatttttcattctgttaTTATAATGGAGTTATTCCCAGCAACTCCGTAAAGGAACTACTGCTTAAGAGTCTTTCATTTCAGCTTTGGCATCACTTTCCCAGTGAGCCTGTCCCATGGGAAATTTCTGAGTGAAGCATGTGTGTTTTTAATGCTCTTCATGACATAATTAGGTCAAATATGATAAGGTCAATTTTACTTACACTGACTAAAGTTAGAAGTAAATGAAGAATGACTTTCGAGAAGTGTCTAACCTCACAAGTGAATCAGATCTGGATGGAAATGCTCTCTGCTTTATATCTGATAAGAGGTGCCAGGGGAATGAAAAAGGCTGCTCAGGCATTTATGGTCAAATAAATAAAGCACCATGTAGTGTATCATACACAATCAGCACTAAGCTATCAGCATAGAGTTCGTAACGGAAAGCAATCAAAGATAGCTGTAAATCAGGAAGACACAAGCAAGGGTTAGGGCTAAAATGGATTTCAGTAAACCAGTTTCATTTTGCCATCTGCTGAACACAAAACGCAAGGCGGTAAACCACAAACATAGGGAGCCAGAAGAGAGCAATTTGCTTAGGATCATTTCCTGTGAATTTTATTTACTGCTAAAGgcaggggggggtggggggagattCCTGTAAGTAGATCAATCCTGTTTCACATTTACAGCAGGACAGTACTTGTATAAACATACCTGTGACAGAAGAGCGGATAGATTTGCCTAAGAGAATCAGAAGACACAAACCCAAAGTTGAATGTATCTTTGGGTCTTTACCGCTAGCAGAACATGCTATTTCTGAGCAACCATGAACTAAAATTTCTGGAACAATTTAAATCTAGATGAACTTGATGATGTAATTCGTAGAGAGCTAAAATCTGACTCTTAGTTAATTGTCATCATTGTTAATGACTGCACACCTCAGATGTTACTTGTTTCATCATCACAGTGTGTTTCACAGTGGCTTCTTATGTAAAACAAATGCTTGCCACTTTGTCTACTGTATGCAAAGGACTTTTGACCTCTGTGCATCTATCAAGACGTAGTGGTGATATTTGCTGGACAGAGTTTATTCCCTGTCCTCATACTATGCTTGGCAAGCATAGTTCCAGTGCAGCAGACTGACTATTTTTTCTGTCCAACAGAAATAGTTCCCAGAGATCTGAGGATGAAAGACAAGTTCTTAAAGCATTTAACAGGTAAGTTTTAATTTTGCGTTGGTATCCATCACTTCACATACGTACCATAAGCTGCACTACTATTCCTGTGAGCTGTGCTGACTCataacttattttttctttatatttcagGTCCACTCTACTTCAGCCCAAAATGTAGTAAACACTTTCATCGGCTTTATCACAATACAAGGGACTGCACCATCCCAGCATGTAAGTGCCCAAACCAGGTACTTTCATAAAACTACAGAAAACTCTAAAATTTAGTAGCTCTATGAGGTACCAGTAGTGACACTATACTAGAATACATTCTTTGCAGTGAAGAATTTGGAGTGCTCTAAAATGTACTAAGTATGCTTTACAGTGTTGCTAGAACAGCATCAGCATTATGTTGGGGaaaatagaaacagaattttttcactgcaaataaACTGCATAGAATGGCTGTAAACACTGCTTCCTTAGGTACTGATATATACGCCTCTTTCATTCCAAACCAAGGGTGTTTGCTTTTCATAAGAACACGATTCCTCTCGCAAACctctcatattttatttttagtcctGCAAATTCAAGATAGGATCAGAAATCCAGGTGGGgctatttccttttcattgatTATTTATGTAGAACATATTTTATagacattttatattttgactGTTCAGCTACCAATCTACCAGTGATGCTGACAGTGAATCTTTGCAACCCTTGTCTTCAGTGAATTACAAAAGTTTAAGTTCTAAGGCttagtaaaaacaaacaaaaaaagtgctGATGGACAAATAAGCAAATGTAGCTTATGATACCTCATCAGTGTTGGCAGCacagagaattaaaataaaataaataatgaaacatTGATATTTATCAGTCAGTAGATGTGACTCCAGATTCATACTGAGGTGGGCCTGTTAAGTAAGCAGATGCTATTTTAGTACAGCCTCTTCAGAATGGaagcacattttattttacttgtctGAGGTCAACCAGTTGGGTCAGTAGCAGAGCTGGGAATAGAAACAAGAGTTACAGATTCCAAGTTTCAagtattaataaatatttcagcccaatgtattttaaaggcaTATTTGGTAAGAACTTCAGACTTTTTCCCTATTTGTAAGGTTTTAGATTAGGAATACCTTTGAAAGATAAGGATTTACAGATAATGGCTAACCGGATCACGTTCCGTTTACGTGGATGGAGATGGAAGTTGTTCCTAACTAGTCTGTTTTGAACAAGCGAATGGTCGTATTACCTTCTTCATAAGGATCGCAACACAAACATCATTTGACTCAGCACTAATGAGTACTCCAAGCTGTGAAGCTAAAAACTAGTTGGTCTTAAAGTCTGAATTAGCCTTTTCCTCGTGACAGGTGACATAGCCACCAACATAATGTCCAGATAATAGAGGTTAATTTGTATGAATGGCAATTACAGCATATCTATGCTGTGAGTTAGGGATTGTTAACATTGCATCTCTAGGAAACATTAGATGTAGTTACTCATTAATGAAATAATGCCTAACGAAAATCAACATCAGTCACCAGACTGGACTGACTAGCATCTCCTTAAAGTAACTTTCTTCTAAGAAAATGAGGTAAACAACCAgctttaattcttcatgcacaGGATGATGTTACTTTTTGATCATACCCTGATTTCCAGTAATACTGTTCATTCTATGTAGAAAATTCAAAGCCCaaacaacaaagaaattaaaagcatctATGATGCTGCAACACAGTGGTAGCCAGTACAAAAGCACTGTGTTGGCATACTTTCTAGTACTTTGTACAGCATAGTAGCATTGACACCTAAAGAGTAATTTACTCTGCTGTCTGTCCATAACCAACTTTCACCatatttgctttcagtttgccacgttaaagaaaaaaaaataaatcttgatcAATTTTTTAGTTTTGCATTGTTTCTGCCCCTTATTATGAATGCATCAAAAAGCAGAAGGTACCTAAAATAAGAACTACTAACAACAGGACTACTGTGGAGAAAACAATTTTACTAGTTTTAAGATTAAACCCCATACAGTTATGAGTGAATTTGTATGATGTGGTCACCTACTCGGGCTGGACTTAACCTTCCCATGACTAGGAGATATAGCCTAATTTAACTGttttttccaggaagaaaatttattgAAGAGTTGCATTACTTAATACTAAGTTGATAGACTTGCTCACTGAGGGTTGGATTTCAAAGATGTATGAGCACTACTTACTCTTCTTCTAGTATGAAAATACTGCAGTCACATTGAGATCCCACATTTAAGCACAAACACAGATGTATAAATtttcatacatatatacactTGGAGAGCCTCCAACCATGTTCAGGCTATTTGTTTATAGATAGTACATACGCACAAGTCAGTTGCATAGTTACATGTGCCATTAGACATGGCTTTCAGTGATGCAATTTTTACACACTCCATTTCTAAGTCCAAGGAGCCAATTTCTATACTGCTGCAAACTAAGGTGTTCATTGAACTTTATTACAACAGTAATTTGCAAGCCGTTatcaattttgatttttaaaggcaaaattgGTTACTTTAGTAATCTGTTTATGCTTTTTTCATGACAGACTACAAAAGATGTGCCAGGCTTCTTACTCGGTTGGCAGTAAGCCCAATGTGCATGGAAGGATAAAGGTAAGCTTTTTCATAACAGTAATGACATTCTACTGCATAGCAAAGCAGTGGATTTTGTGTTTCATACATGAAAATTCATGGGAGTATAATAACAATTGTCCTTTGGCTAAGGTATTCCTCTTTCAGAGTACCTGAAGTAACTGGCTTAATCTGGCAAATATTGGCAATAAATAAAGGGTACACCCTACGGAAAGTCATCATATAATACTCCACGTGCATTAGCTGTGAATTATTCATAGCAGCATACAGTTAGGAGATAGTGAATTTGTTgttacagaacaaaacacaacagCTGTAGCTTATTTTTCAAGTTGACTCAGTACACAATTGCCTGCATTGGCAGTGGCAACCCTTTTATGTGTGCAGCTGTGGATCTATGGTGTACATTTTAGTATGAGTTAATATATACAAAGCTATATACATGAAAGCTTTATAAATGCAGATAGGTTGCAGGTGCTTTtataaaaattcagttaaaatgtattattagTAACACTGATAAACTAACTTTAAGCTACTCAGATTTCTTGGGATTTTCATTGCATGGGAATTTCACCATGCaccaaagttaaaaaaaaaaaaaaaaaggccaaacaaacaaacaaaaaagtacatCCAAATTATCTGTATTTCTAGAAAACTAACACGTAAGACTACAAAAGGACTAATTTACATTATGTCCTCAACCTTTACCTGAGACAAAAATGTGACTTCTGACAAAGGCATATGTAATAACCCGTATGGATTTGTCAGTAACAAATACTGTCAAACCAAGATATTTTAACTCTCTAACAAAATACACATCTTGTGGAGAAAGTCAGTGAGAAAAAGCAATACATGTTAAGCatcttagtttatttttttaaagcattggcACTCTTTTGCATGGCATTCTTACAAGCAAGCTAGGGAAATACGATCAAGATAAATGTAagaatggctggaaaaaaaaaaccaaataagtTATTAGTGCTTCACtgtcaaactggaaaaaagtattGCGCAGAGTCACACAGCTTCATTATGGTATTattcaatattttcataaataacTTTGGGTGACAGAAGACAGCGTATTTATGGATGACAGTAGTGTAGAAGAAGCAACCATGATAGAGTACAACCTTGGAATTGAAAATAATCTTGGAAAATTAGCTGAATAGTCTAAAAACAGGAcaaaatttaaaggaaagagCAGAATTATGAAGTCACGCAGGAGTAATCAACTGCCGAAATACAGGGCAAGTTGTGAATAGCTAGACAGTTCTGTAGAAAATGTAGGGGTTGTAGTGGATCACAAACTAAGCATGTCAACCATGTCACACTTGAAAAAAGACAACATACTGGAATTTATAAATAGGAACATTGTTTATAAAATACCTGAAATAATCACTGTTGCTGGAATACTGTATTTAATTAAGGACACCATGAAGACATATGGGTGCTTCTTGTAAGAGTCCAAAGACGAGCAACATGGATGACCAAAGACCTAGAAAACTCAGTTTAcaagaaaagataaaaggaaCTGGGATTATTTAATCTAAAGAAAAGACGAGTGCAGGAAATATGATGGAGGTATTCCATTTCATAAAAAGTGGCTACAAGCCATTTTCTCTACCCAGTGTGGATAAGacatcatttgttttattttgcaacaaGAGAGGATTCCAGCTAGACATTAGAAAAGACTTTTCTAATGGCAAGGGCAGAGGTAAAATATTAAATCATTTGATGTAATTCAGCATCCTGACTTTATGCTAAACTCCTCAACATTTAAGTATTTTCTGCTTGACTTCCTAAAATAAACCTAAACTAGCCCAACTTCAATACAGAATGTTTCTAATATCCAATAACTGTTACATGACTTGTTGTCTTAATTTGAAACATGCAGCCTTGGAGAGGAATCTCTTATCCATACACTGTGTGTTCAGGGATGGCATTGTGGAAACAATTAATTAATAGTACAATTCATACAATGGTATTAGGACAACTAAAAGTTAGCAAATAGGTAAATCCTTTGATCTAATtaggagaaatgccagggatTCAACCTTTCAATTGTAAAAtccagaaagcaaggaaaaaattagCTATTATATAATGATATTCACCTGGGAAAGATAGGTGAATAATGTTATTACCAATACTAATAAGCAGATAATCAGAGTAGGGaattcttttctccctttccttagAAATTTTTATCTGTATCTTTACATCCTATCATGCAAACACAAACTCATAACATGAAGGAACAGTAACTAAATTAGTCCACATCTCAAGCGTGgagtcaatttaaaaaaaagtccatcTCATTTTGCCAAACAACTCCTTTGCTCAACCAGCAGGTATGTTTCAAGGTGAGTAACAAGCCTCCGCTTCTGTTATTCTCCACACAGAGACAAATCATTAATAGTATCAGCACTCTTAAGCAGCCTCTATTAGTAGAAAGGAAGGCTGTTCTCTACCTCTTATGCCTTGAGATCCACAGGTGTTTCCATAAAATTAAGCATCCTGTCTCCTCAGAGCTTTTCCACTGCATCAGTTCAATTTGTGTGGGTAAGATCCTCTCTCACAGAAAAGCATAATGCAAGGCTTAGTTTCATCATTTCATGGACTGAGCTGTAGAAAAATGGgttctttttacatttttccacTTACCAAACCATCCTTCTTCTCCACAAAGTGCACAGTTACCATTAGTCCAAGGTGTTTTCAAGAAGCTTCAAAGTTTTGAACATAGTACCACTTATACATAGCAAGACGATTTCGAAACCATTTCTTATTTAAGGTGGTGCTCTCATGTAAGAAGGGTTTATTTACAGTCTGGCAATAAGTATACACTTCTGGTTGCTGCCATAAGGCTACTAGTTAGTAGTTCTAAAGCTCAGAGTAACTCCTGAATATTAAGATAACGAAATTTTCTTTCATGGTACTACTCCACAAAGGTCTAAATTCACAAGTAGAATTTGACTGTTTATATTAATTGTAAtcacaaatacatttaaaagaatCTTTTTAAACTCCTGATATTATAAACAAGTAAAATAACATATGCTTAATTATCCACACCTACATTTTTCCCCCAACAAATTAGATTTCCTGTTTTGCTCAGTGGCTGATTTTCGTTTTATTGGAGGCTTACAAGTGGGCTGGGCTATAGATGAATTATTGCTTTTTGATACTTTGGAAAACTAGTATTTTTGGTGCATTTTTCAGATCGATGGACACCTGTCCATGTTTAGAGATCAATTTGGgtgtgaagaaagaaaaaaaaaaaaaaagacagatttgggttttgtttgaacttaaaaagcattttagacTGTCATAGCTTTAAAGCACACAAGATGTTGAAACTCAGTGCTAAGatcaaacaagaaaataagatgCGAAAACAGGAATTAGGCATCTATGACTGTCACAGTACATACCTAAGGGTCTGTGTGTGATACCATGTGTCTCGTGGAATCTTCGCTTTTTCTCACTGGGCTCCAtcttctatctttttttttggagcATATGTTCACATTTTGCCTGTCCCACAGATACAAGCAATGCAGGGGCCCAGTAAAAGCCCTTTTACCTGTTGAGATTGCACAAGTGAAGCCAGAGCAGCATATATTTGTATTACCACATCACTCAGTAGTCCTTTGTAGtccctttggggttttttttttcctatcagcAACCCAGGCTGTGTTCCCTGGTTGCCACCAGCACCATCTCCAACTAGTTTTATTCTGTAACACTTTCTCCTTCTCATGTTCAACACAGCTATGTCCTGTCCTTGATGCTCTTTCTTGTTCTGTTCTTCAGCCTCATTCTTCTCCCAGTTTCCTAATAGTTCCCATAGTCCATGCTTGCTTTGCTCCACCCCATGCAGATACATCCAACAACCATTATGTTGTCCGTATCTGCAGCAGGTAAGAAACGTCAGGGACGAGATTCCTGAAGTGTTCACCTAAAGTTCCCAATTCAGATCTTGCAGATTTCCTGTGACAGATGGTGATGAATGCGGAAAAGAAAATCTGGCCCCTTTGACAGCATTTGTTACAATCACTTCTGCTACAGTCATTCAGACTTTACtgcttttgtttgaaaactGCAGGTGCTACTGTTGGTGCCCTCCCTTTTCCATTACCTATTCTTTAAGTGTTTGCTAGAGACCAACACTGATCTCATAATGTATGCTTAAAACCTCCTTGTACTATAAGGAGTAGTTCAAGGACCAAGGACTGCATTATTATGTATGATTACACAGTTCTGTTTTGAAGATTTCTTCTAATTACTGTATTGacaatatttatgtattttcaacttttttaaagtttctacAGTTATTTCcaatgaacaaaataaaactagtGACACAAACAGTTCTACACTAATACAAGACTAGTACAAGTAGTAGGAATCTCAGGCTAAGCAGAGAAAACGAGCTTTATACACTATAAAAAgactatgaaaaaaatttaccAGTTGCTTGTTTCCTAGAGAAGCAGatataattaataatatttaaaggaaaagcaatagATACAGTATTTCTTGCTTAAAGTACATGATAGAGTAAGAATAAATATATCTACATAGGAAGGTCAAAGATTCTGTATAAAATTCCTAATAAGCTAAAGCACACTGCTAACTGAAATTTCCTTTGgaacacagaaaaatctgtgtaaACACCTCAAGACATATTGACCATACTAgcaatatatattaaaaaagctgaaaatacaagATAAACCTGGAAACTTTAAATACataaagagaaaactgaaataccACACTAAATATCCCATTCCTGTACACTGTATCATATATCCATTATTGCAAACTATTCTTAAACCAAAATAATATTTGGGCTCTTAATTTTGCTTCAAGTGTTTTGTAACAATGGAAACAACAGCCCTTAATTGCTTTCTCTCTTACAGTTTCTTATTGACTAACATCCAGTGCAATCAAGAAATGTCAGACACTTTCATGTCATAAAAGAAGTGAAGGTAGAATTAAGATGTGGGTTTTGCATATTATTCAGTGAAGGcagactcttttttttctagaaagcaTAGCTTGATCCATCATATTCAACTTCCCATGACATGTTCAATCACCTCTGCTTGGTGACAGGAAGTAGCTCCCAAGGTAACTAATTTATGACTTTCATCAGAACTCTTGCTTTGGATTAAAGAGGCAGCCAGCATACATGGTTACTCGTGTGGCTTAGCCCAGCTTTACTGAGAGGCAATTCTGAGTCTTCCTTACTATGGGATCTCTGTGGCTAGCACCAGCTGAAACATTAAGAGCTTTAACATCTTCAATGCATGGATCTCTGTGATGTGATGCTCACATTAGAGTAGACTTCCACCTGTGTGTTCATACTTGAGGAAGGAATTTTTTGATCTTAGCACATGGAAGTTCTGCTACAAAATCCTACTGACACAATACTTTAAAGTTTATATTGATATTTAAACCACTAAATTCTTCTCTTATATAGATGAGCTGTTACAGAGTTTCTCTCTGTCATCATGCATAGATAATGACTAGAACCAAATTTGGAAAGCTGTAATACGCCTTTACAAGAGATttcatttgtgctttttaaaattggaaCAATTGTATGGTTTGGTTGGTTTCAGCTACTGTTGCTggttgggtttgtgttttggtttgttttttttctttttattagcaAAGGAGAACTAAGAATCaaatgaaagaggagaaaggagtTGTATAGCTACCTATGTTCTCAACAGAGACTAGTCAAATCGTATTCAGGATCTCCACTAAGACTACCTGCCATCCTTCAGCTAAATTCCAGTCCAATTTTCCTCTGCTGATGCATATAACATAGACTAcgtgaaataaaataaataaataaatacaattgcAACAGATTGATCAGTGCTAAAAATCTGGGGCCTTTTCAAGGGTTTCTGAAAATGCCAGGGATTTAGGAAACTGCAATTTAGCTGAGCACTGGGAATCTAAGACCCACAGCTTTTGATCAGCTATCCATACAAAACCAGGTATAGCTGAGATGACAAATGAGCTTCCTATCCACTTCCAGTTTTTCACCCTCAGTGAGCTACATATTCCCAGTAGTAttagtaatgaaaaaaatatttattaaattctgTGTTTAACTTGTCAGTTGTACCACACACTGATGAAACCAAAAGcatgttaatttgtttttaaacatcaCTTTTAAACATCACAGCTTAAATAGGGTACAGCAGGGGCACATACAGAAAGTAAGCTAGATGAAAATACAAGACAAGGAAAATTTATGTCAGTTTCCCCTCTAAGgaaggatatttaaaaaaaaaaaaaaagtatttgtccTATctgcaaagccagaaaaaaactaaattaCATTAAGCTTTTCTGTAACATTATTACATTTCctaatagctttaaaaaaatt includes these proteins:
- the ALKAL2 gene encoding ALK and LTK ligand 2, with amino-acid sequence MSGLRSPGLLGLVLLMLSAGHCKEKTDSADLKDRQSLLNLIMEIIQELKRYHLEKDRGVQYFSKHDYNLDRREVADYGGYQDEQRVEIVPRDLRMKDKFLKHLTGPLYFSPKCSKHFHRLYHNTRDCTIPAYYKRCARLLTRLAVSPMCMEG